In Chitinophaga sp. HK235, a single window of DNA contains:
- a CDS encoding quinol:cytochrome C oxidoreductase, with the protein MKDQFVVPARLKKTSFVLMGVGLLTLLIGLIAFQGESATRFWAGLLQNSSFFLLITLASTFFIAATTLAHGGWQIAFRRVPEAISMAVMPLAAILFIIVMILVFGGKEHIYHWVNAHHVAEDKVLTWKSAFLNKGFYTTATILTLGLWIFFTRKLRNMSIEEDSWTMNPETSRKLIWRNTVWCGGFLVIYALSVGSTTPWVWLMSIDAHWFSTMYSWYTFASSWVSGLSLIALFVIYLKKNGYLTYVNEEHLHDLGKFIFAFSIFWTYLWFSQYMLIWYANMPEETEYFQPRVWGEWRPIFFLNLLINFITPLLFLMKRDTKRNYTAVAFIAVVVICGHWLDFWQMVGPGTYKHLVFPWYELGLGLGFVGLIIFLVANQLAKVPLVPKNHPYLKESIVHHT; encoded by the coding sequence ATGAAAGACCAATTTGTAGTACCGGCAAGATTAAAAAAGACCAGCTTCGTGTTAATGGGCGTGGGCTTGCTGACTTTATTGATCGGATTAATTGCGTTTCAAGGTGAGAGCGCGACACGGTTCTGGGCCGGTCTGTTGCAAAACAGCAGCTTCTTTTTGCTGATTACATTGGCCAGCACCTTTTTTATTGCAGCCACAACACTGGCACACGGTGGTTGGCAGATCGCCTTCCGTCGCGTACCGGAAGCTATTTCAATGGCAGTAATGCCATTGGCTGCTATTTTGTTCATCATTGTAATGATTCTCGTTTTCGGTGGTAAAGAACATATCTACCACTGGGTAAACGCTCACCACGTAGCAGAAGATAAAGTCCTCACCTGGAAATCCGCTTTCCTGAACAAAGGATTTTATACTACTGCCACTATCCTGACACTCGGCCTGTGGATTTTCTTTACACGGAAACTCCGCAACATGTCTATAGAAGAAGATAGCTGGACCATGAATCCTGAAACCAGTCGTAAACTGATCTGGAGAAACACCGTTTGGTGCGGTGGCTTCCTGGTGATTTACGCCCTCAGCGTTGGTTCCACTACTCCATGGGTTTGGCTGATGAGCATCGATGCTCACTGGTTCTCTACCATGTACAGCTGGTACACTTTCGCCAGCAGCTGGGTATCCGGCCTCTCCCTGATAGCGCTGTTCGTTATTTACCTGAAAAAGAACGGTTATCTGACTTATGTAAATGAAGAGCACCTGCACGATCTGGGTAAATTTATCTTTGCTTTCAGCATCTTCTGGACTTACCTCTGGTTCTCCCAGTACATGCTGATCTGGTACGCTAACATGCCGGAAGAAACTGAATACTTCCAGCCACGCGTATGGGGCGAATGGAGACCTATCTTCTTCCTGAACCTCCTGATCAACTTTATTACTCCGTTGTTGTTCCTGATGAAACGGGACACCAAACGTAACTATACTGCGGTAGCATTCATCGCTGTAGTGGTGATCTGTGGCCACTGGCTGGATTTCTGGCAGATGGTAGGCCCCGGTACTTACAAACACCTGGTATTCCCTTGGTATGAACTGGGACTGGGACTTGGTTTCGTAGGTCTGATCATTTTCCTGGTTGCCAACCAACTTGCTAAAGTTCCGCTGGTGCCTAAAAATCATCCTTACCTGAAAGAAAGTATTGTTCACCACACCTAA
- a CDS encoding cytochrome c oxidase subunit II: MSILKGEKKARQQSNRINGFLLIAFLVLGLIGVYYCNNLLKGKILGESASVQGEGVDTLIYVTLAITGVVFIGTQILLFWFAFKYQEKEGRKAFYFPHNNKLEVIWTVIPAIALTVLVAFGLKHWFQLTSDAPKDAAVVEITGKQFNWLIRYPGKDGQLGRRDFKKIDEAASNPLGMDWEDQLGKDDFMATEVHLVVGKPVKFVIGSRDVIHDVGLPQFRMKMDAVPGIPTTLWFTPKFTTKQMKEKTGNPDFTYEISCDQMCGSGHYSMRGVIVVETQEEYDAWVAKQPLQYSLAHPAAAPAEAPKADSTQKTVAANIR, encoded by the coding sequence GTGTCCATATTGAAGGGAGAAAAGAAAGCGCGCCAGCAAAGTAACCGTATCAATGGTTTCCTGCTGATAGCATTCCTGGTGCTGGGGCTCATCGGCGTGTATTACTGTAATAATCTGCTGAAAGGCAAGATCCTGGGCGAATCTGCATCTGTGCAGGGTGAAGGGGTAGATACCCTCATCTATGTAACCCTGGCCATCACCGGTGTTGTGTTTATTGGTACCCAGATCCTCCTGTTCTGGTTCGCATTTAAATACCAGGAAAAAGAAGGCCGCAAGGCATTTTATTTCCCGCATAATAATAAACTGGAAGTGATCTGGACCGTTATCCCGGCCATCGCACTGACAGTACTGGTGGCTTTCGGTCTGAAACACTGGTTCCAGCTGACTTCCGACGCTCCAAAAGATGCTGCGGTAGTGGAAATCACCGGTAAACAATTCAACTGGCTCATCCGTTACCCAGGTAAAGATGGTCAGCTCGGCCGTCGCGACTTCAAGAAAATTGATGAGGCAGCCAGCAACCCGCTGGGTATGGATTGGGAAGATCAACTGGGTAAAGACGACTTCATGGCAACAGAAGTTCACCTGGTGGTAGGTAAACCCGTAAAATTCGTAATCGGTTCCCGTGATGTTATTCACGACGTAGGTTTACCTCAGTTCCGTATGAAAATGGACGCTGTGCCTGGTATTCCTACTACCCTGTGGTTTACTCCTAAGTTTACCACCAAACAAATGAAGGAAAAAACCGGCAACCCGGATTTCACCTACGAAATTTCCTGCGATCAGATGTGTGGTTCCGGTCACTACTCCATGAGAGGTGTGATTGTTGTGGAAACACAGGAAGAATACGATGCTTGGGTAGCTAAACAGCCATTACAGTATAGCCTGGCTCACCCTGCGGCCGCTCCTGCTGAAGCGCCAAAGGCTGACAGCACGCAAAAAACTGTGGCTGCGAATATCCGGTAA